The proteins below are encoded in one region of Gemmatimonadaceae bacterium:
- the ispD gene encoding 2-C-methyl-D-erythritol 4-phosphate cytidylyltransferase, with amino-acid sequence MDAASTADVGVIIVAAGTGSRTGSTELKQFRWVAGKPMLLHSVQRCMERSDVAVVVAVLPRSHAGDPPPWIFQCDVDRLLVSAGGRERGDSVYAGLTDLPPEVRVVVIHDAARPLLDAETLDRVIGVARAGSAAVAGLPVTDTLKRVDALDRVVETVDRAQLWRAQTPQAFPRDMIERAYADARANGIRATDDAALCERLGMPVILVRGSERAMKITEEADFARVEALALTPR; translated from the coding sequence GTGGACGCCGCATCGACCGCCGACGTCGGCGTGATCATCGTCGCGGCCGGCACGGGCTCGCGCACCGGCAGCACGGAGCTCAAGCAGTTTCGATGGGTGGCGGGCAAGCCGATGCTGCTGCACAGCGTGCAACGGTGCATGGAGCGCAGCGATGTCGCCGTGGTGGTCGCGGTGCTCCCGCGCTCGCACGCGGGCGATCCGCCGCCGTGGATCTTTCAGTGCGACGTCGACCGGCTGCTCGTGTCGGCCGGCGGCCGCGAGCGGGGCGATTCGGTGTACGCAGGCCTAACGGACCTCCCGCCCGAGGTGCGCGTGGTGGTCATCCACGACGCGGCGCGCCCGCTCCTCGACGCCGAGACCCTCGATCGCGTGATCGGCGTGGCGCGCGCCGGCTCGGCCGCCGTCGCCGGGCTTCCGGTGACGGACACGCTCAAGCGCGTGGACGCCCTGGATCGTGTGGTGGAAACGGTGGACCGCGCGCAGTTGTGGCGCGCGCAGACGCCGCAAGCCTTTCCGCGCGATATGATCGAACGCGCGTATGCCGACGCGCGCGCGAACGGCATCCGCGCCACCGACGATGCCGCGCTCTGCGAACGGTTAGGCATGCCGGTCATCCTCGTGCGGGGCAGCGAGCGCGCGATGAAGATCACGGAGGAAGCCGACTTCGCGCGCGTCGAAGCCCTGGCGCTCACGCCGCGATGA
- the dnaB gene encoding replicative DNA helicase has translation MSSSLVDSSMASANEPNGDRRPPYSEEAETAVLGAMLMDQDAILRATEHVDDTMFYRERNRRIFRAMVSIIERGDVVDPLLLADELARRGDLEIAGGKEYIAYLVDAVPTSANVEYHARIVKEKALQRRLIETCTALITQAYEGRSTAADLLDDAEQRVFQVSQQRGMQGFTRIKELMWPTMERIEALQRGGKTITGVPSGFNDLDEMTSGFQNADLVIVAARPSMGKTSLVLNIAQHAAIEKHTPVALFSLEMSKEALVQRMLTSEARVDAQRLRKGMLRDDDFTRMARAAGTLSAAPIWIDDTAGISLLEIRSKARRLRADAKIELVIVDYLQLISGPSSESRQQEISSISRSLKALAKELNVPVIALSQLSRAPEQRAGDHRPQLSDLRESGAIEQDADLVMFIYRQEVYDGPTDKDGNSLEGRAEVIVGKQRNGPIGFVNLFFHKAYTRFENYSARRDA, from the coding sequence ATGTCCAGCTCGCTCGTCGACTCCTCGATGGCGTCCGCCAATGAACCGAATGGCGACCGCCGTCCCCCATACTCGGAAGAGGCGGAAACCGCCGTGCTGGGCGCCATGCTCATGGACCAGGACGCGATCCTGCGCGCCACCGAGCACGTGGACGACACGATGTTCTATCGCGAGCGGAATCGTCGGATCTTCCGGGCGATGGTCTCGATCATCGAGCGAGGCGATGTAGTCGATCCACTCTTGCTCGCCGACGAGCTGGCGCGTCGCGGCGACCTCGAGATTGCCGGCGGCAAGGAGTACATCGCGTATCTCGTCGACGCCGTCCCGACATCGGCGAACGTCGAATACCACGCACGGATCGTGAAGGAGAAAGCGCTGCAACGCCGTCTCATCGAGACGTGCACGGCGCTCATCACCCAGGCATACGAAGGACGCTCGACCGCCGCCGATCTCCTGGACGACGCCGAGCAGCGCGTGTTCCAGGTGAGCCAGCAGCGCGGCATGCAGGGCTTCACCCGCATCAAAGAATTGATGTGGCCGACGATGGAGCGCATCGAAGCGCTGCAGCGCGGGGGCAAGACCATCACCGGTGTGCCGAGCGGCTTCAACGATCTCGATGAAATGACGTCGGGATTCCAGAACGCGGATCTCGTCATCGTCGCCGCGCGTCCGTCGATGGGAAAGACGTCGTTAGTCCTGAACATCGCGCAGCATGCCGCGATCGAGAAGCACACGCCGGTGGCGCTCTTCTCGCTCGAGATGAGCAAGGAAGCGCTCGTCCAGCGCATGCTCACGTCGGAGGCCCGCGTTGATGCCCAACGATTGCGCAAAGGCATGCTGCGCGACGATGACTTCACGCGCATGGCACGCGCCGCCGGCACGCTGAGCGCGGCGCCAATCTGGATCGACGACACCGCCGGCATTTCGCTGCTCGAGATCCGCTCCAAGGCGCGTCGCCTGCGCGCCGATGCGAAGATCGAGCTGGTGATCGTCGACTACCTGCAGCTCATTTCCGGGCCATCCTCCGAGAGCCGGCAGCAGGAAATCAGCTCGATCTCGCGCTCGCTCAAGGCGCTCGCCAAAGAGCTCAACGTGCCGGTGATCGCGCTGTCGCAGTTGTCGCGCGCCCCGGAGCAGCGCGCCGGCGACCACCGTCCGCAGCTCTCGGATCTGCGCGAATCCGGCGCGATCGAACAGGACGCCGATCTCGTGATGTTCATCTATCGGCAGGAAGTGTACGACGGCCCAACGGACAAGGACGGCAACTCGCTCGAGGGACGCGCCGAAGTGATCGTGGGCAAGCAGCGCAACGGTCCGATCGGATTCGTGAACCTGTTCTTCCACAAGGCGTACACCCGGTTCGAGAACTACAGCGCTCGACGGGACGCGTAG
- a CDS encoding L-threonylcarbamoyladenylate synthase has translation MTAPPLAVPFWSPAEIEQAMSATIAHLHARRVLAYPTETVYGFGGAVDEESVAALVRLKSRPPGKPFLILVASSDMVARYDLQLTGYASRLAARHWPGPLTLVLPGGERRVPPRLRGPEGGIAVRWTSHPALARLILAYGDPITSTSANRPGVPPAMRSREIEQQWSDAIGRGLLRVLDGGRLVPSPPSTVVDCMGRRPRVIRPGAITSATLRESVPDLIGDL, from the coding sequence ATGACCGCGCCGCCGCTCGCCGTCCCGTTCTGGTCGCCGGCGGAAATCGAACAAGCAATGTCGGCCACGATCGCGCACCTCCACGCGCGGCGCGTCCTCGCGTATCCCACCGAAACGGTGTACGGCTTCGGCGGCGCCGTCGACGAAGAATCGGTTGCCGCTCTCGTGCGCCTCAAGTCTCGTCCGCCCGGGAAACCGTTTCTGATTCTCGTTGCATCGAGCGACATGGTGGCCCGCTACGACCTCCAGCTCACGGGCTACGCGTCGCGCCTCGCGGCGCGTCACTGGCCCGGTCCGCTCACGCTCGTCCTGCCGGGCGGCGAACGCCGCGTGCCGCCGCGCCTGCGCGGACCGGAGGGCGGGATCGCCGTGCGATGGACGTCGCATCCCGCGCTGGCGCGACTCATCCTCGCCTATGGGGACCCGATCACATCCACCAGCGCAAACCGCCCGGGCGTGCCGCCCGCCATGCGCTCGCGCGAGATCGAACAGCAATGGTCCGATGCGATCGGCCGCGGACTGCTCCGCGTCCTCGATGGCGGCCGCCTCGTGCCCTCGCCGCCATCGACAGTTGTAGATTGCATGGGACGACGCCCGCGTGTGATCCGGCCGGGCGCGATTACCTCCGCGACCTTGCGTGAGTCGGTGCCGGATCTGATCGGAGATTTGTGA
- a CDS encoding low molecular weight protein arginine phosphatase — MTPLRVLFVCTGNTCRSAMAEAIARRIAQERGLTDVEFGSAGTAAWEDAPASDGALLVCLERETDLSSHHARLATPELLAQYDLVLAMGPHHVERLESLGARGKAYLITTYASRGASDRPIGDPFGGELELYRDTYAELDRELRLVLDRIAAERTPGVS; from the coding sequence GTGACGCCTCTGCGAGTGCTCTTCGTGTGCACGGGCAACACCTGCCGCAGTGCGATGGCCGAGGCCATTGCGCGGCGCATCGCGCAGGAGCGCGGCCTCACGGATGTGGAGTTCGGGAGCGCGGGCACCGCGGCGTGGGAGGACGCACCCGCCTCGGACGGTGCGCTGCTCGTGTGTCTCGAGCGGGAGACCGACCTCTCATCGCACCACGCGCGGCTCGCGACGCCCGAGCTCCTGGCGCAATACGATCTCGTGCTGGCGATGGGTCCGCACCACGTGGAGCGGCTGGAGTCGTTAGGCGCGCGCGGCAAGGCCTACCTCATCACGACCTACGCGTCGCGCGGCGCGAGCGACCGGCCCATCGGCGACCCGTTCGGCGGCGAGCTCGAGCTCTACCGCGACACGTACGCCGAGCTCGATCGCGAGCTGCGCCTCGTCCTCGACCGGATCGCCGCGGAGCGCACCCCGGGCGTGTCGTGA
- a CDS encoding uracil-DNA glycosylase, whose product MHAEELLRRYLEQRRDQGEVELVLDTMSVDDVMRLIGARHRREASSAGIDASDWRQALSSAGARIAAPAAPPAERGLSPAPSAPASPPPDGLVVGSEGHELFDGELGHCQTVQDVEALIVACRKCDLYRTAKHPVPGEGSATARLVCVGEAPGASEDETGRPFVGQAGQLLTKILEAIKLAREDVFIVNVLKHRPPGNRNPLPIEVDACRPYLVRQLEIIRPSVIVAFGTFAAQTLLDTKLSIGKLRGAIHRYHGIPVVVTYHPAALLRNPAWKRPTWEDVQLARRLLDGVRQ is encoded by the coding sequence GTGCACGCTGAGGAGCTGCTCCGCCGCTATCTCGAGCAGCGGCGCGATCAGGGCGAAGTCGAGCTGGTCCTCGACACGATGTCGGTGGACGACGTCATGCGACTGATCGGCGCCCGACATCGCCGCGAGGCGTCGAGCGCGGGCATCGACGCGTCGGACTGGCGTCAAGCGCTCAGTTCGGCCGGCGCACGAATCGCGGCGCCTGCGGCGCCGCCCGCCGAGCGTGGTCTATCGCCGGCGCCGAGTGCACCGGCGAGTCCGCCCCCAGATGGTCTAGTCGTGGGCAGCGAAGGGCACGAGCTCTTTGACGGCGAGCTCGGGCACTGTCAAACGGTACAGGACGTCGAGGCGCTCATCGTCGCCTGTCGCAAGTGTGATCTCTACCGAACCGCCAAGCATCCCGTGCCGGGCGAGGGCAGCGCGACCGCGCGCCTCGTGTGCGTTGGCGAGGCGCCGGGCGCGAGTGAAGACGAGACCGGCCGCCCGTTCGTCGGCCAGGCCGGTCAACTGCTGACCAAAATTCTCGAGGCTATCAAGCTCGCACGCGAGGACGTATTCATTGTCAACGTGCTGAAGCACCGGCCGCCCGGGAATCGCAACCCGCTTCCAATCGAAGTCGACGCGTGCCGTCCGTATCTGGTGCGCCAGCTGGAGATCATTCGACCGTCGGTCATCGTCGCGTTCGGCACGTTCGCCGCACAGACGCTACTCGACACCAAGCTCTCAATCGGCAAATTACGCGGAGCGATCCACCGCTACCACGGGATTCCCGTCGTCGTCACCTATCACCCGGCCGCGCTCCTCCGCAATCCCGCTTGGAAGCGACCAACTTGGGAAGATGTCCAGCTCGCTCGTCGACTCCTCGATGGCGTCCGCCAATGA